The Ferroacidibacillus organovorans genome includes the window CTTGCTGCAGGCACCGAACTGCGGCGAGCGACCACTGCGGCCGCGCTTGCCGCACAGTCACAGGTCACTCAATCCGTATCCGCTTCAGGCACGGGATTCCTCACTTCGGCGGGTTGGGCACTGGATGGATCATACGCGCCTGCGGCACAGCAGATCTTTACGAACGAAGTGTCCGAACTGCATCTGAACCGGGTGTTCGAGAACCTGTCATTTCAGACAAGGGTCAATGGAAACCGGGTGACGGTCACGGCTTCGGGCGAATTTTTGCCGGTCTTTCTACAGTCGGCTGCAGCGCGGGTTCCCGGGCTCAAAGCGTTATCCGTTCCGATGCAAGTGACGGTTCCTGTGGAATACAAAGTCGTTGGAGAGGGGGGGTCTTGAGATGGAGCGAGAAACACGGATGCTACTTTGGACGCTGTTTGGCATTGGCGTATTGACGGTCGCTTTTCTCCCGGCCGCTTGGTCTAGTCTGAATCACCAAACAGCAACCGGGGTAAAGTCAAACGCGAACATGGCGCAAGTATTGTGGGGACAGTCCCAGTCCGTGCCACCGTATGTAACAGGATGGGCGGGTGACACCAGTGTTCCCATTATCCCAGGCGCTGTGAAACCACATGTGGCGTCCATCTCGTGGGATACGTCCACGTGGGGGCCACAGCTTGTCATCACTGGATACGGATTCGGCAACCCACCTGCTCCCGGAAAGACGTCGCTTACGATTGCGGATCAAAGCCGGGGCTGGGTGGCTGGGAATGCTTCCACCTACGGCGTGCAGCCCGTGATTACGCTCTGGCGCAACGACCGGATCGTGGTGAGCGGATTCGCCAGTTATGGGGAATCGGACATGAGGAACTGGTCCGACGGACAAGGAAGCTGGGTATTTTCACCGGGAGACGCGCTATCGATTCAGGTGACGAACCCGCAGACAGGCAGCACGGGGAAGGAGGACGTAATTTATCCCGTAAGCGCTCCCACGCCGACGCTGACGATGAATCCAATCCCTGTGCTCGTTACGGGTTCACAGATGACCTTCTCGGGACAGGTGACATGGAATGGCCAACCTCTGTCCGGCCAGGCAGTGAACGTATTCGTCACGGCCGGTACCCTCGGTGGTACAGCCTATACTGACGACGCGAGTGAGCATGTGGTGTATACGGATGGTAACGGACATTTTTCGATTCCCTACTCGGCGAATACGGGCGGCGCGATTACGATTACAGTCATGGCGGATGGGGTCACGCTGACGAAATACGCCACGGTTCTCAGTCCCAACTTGGTCGTGCAGGTGGACGTGCCGACACCGAATCTAAGCCTGCCCAGCGGTGCGGTAAACACATGGAATGGCAACGTAACCGACTTTCCGTTCTACGCATTTTCAGAGCTACCCATCAACATGAATTTCCCTTATCCGGCACAGAGCGTGACCGAAGGGACAAATACGCTCTGGAACCCGGACTCGGCCATGAATCTTTGGGTTGTCCAGAATCCCAACTTTCCAAATGGTGTCCAGTTTGACCATACCACGGTGACGACTTCTTCTTCCGGAACCGCCGAGATAAGCCTGCTCGACGCTCTGTCCAATGGCTGGGTCGATGATTTTGAGGTTATCTATGTAAACGGCAAGCCTGTGGCGATGTCGAACGGATCTTACGGCGCAAACGCACTAGAATTTAAAGGCGTACCGATGTTTTCAAGCAACACAGAGCAACTCCCGGTGCAGTTGCATGCGGGGCAGAACGACATTGTGATCGAGGGCATCAATACGGATGGATTCAACGGAGCAAGCATGCAACCCGCCTTTATGGATCTGAAGATGACGGACGCAAACGGGAATCTCCTTGCCTCCACTGCCGATGCCGCAAAGTGGCAGAGTACCGGCTACATTCAAGCCACCCCATCCTCGTGGCAAGCTGCAGCTACGGAGTACATTTTTCAGGAGGGCAGCGGACAGGCCGTT containing:
- a CDS encoding Ig-like domain-containing protein yields the protein MERETRMLLWTLFGIGVLTVAFLPAAWSSLNHQTATGVKSNANMAQVLWGQSQSVPPYVTGWAGDTSVPIIPGAVKPHVASISWDTSTWGPQLVITGYGFGNPPAPGKTSLTIADQSRGWVAGNASTYGVQPVITLWRNDRIVVSGFASYGESDMRNWSDGQGSWVFSPGDALSIQVTNPQTGSTGKEDVIYPVSAPTPTLTMNPIPVLVTGSQMTFSGQVTWNGQPLSGQAVNVFVTAGTLGGTAYTDDASEHVVYTDGNGHFSIPYSANTGGAITITVMADGVTLTKYATVLSPNLVVQVDVPTPNLSLPSGAVNTWNGNVTDFPFYAFSELPINMNFPYPAQSVTEGTNTLWNPDSAMNLWVVQNPNFPNGVQFDHTTVTTSSSGTAEISLLDALSNGWVDDFEVIYVNGKPVAMSNGSYGANALEFKGVPMFSSNTEQLPVQLHAGQNDIVIEGINTDGFNGASMQPAFMDLKMTDANGNLLASTADAAKWQSTGYIQATPSSWQAAATEYIFQEGSGQAVYQERTSTALVGQRYQVSGRLTSNGNPVANQALTLSTSGGSVSASEVTTDAQGDFSATFTAPHTPGTYDITATGAGTTASTRVTVTQNQLVSGPIMNGMPSQWTGNWASHMYLTHLPQGAQILATNGSQPTAAYFQYGNGQVLVDTQTVEYYYDNASWATTEWNNIIRDFIQPSKKPVLLLYGGANWGNNAQAVSSVRQAVPGAAVSSLNTPTIPNISQYGTIVVNAVQTAGFEQNLEQVMPQLDAWIQNGGTLIFDSTAQENILWRVGPDGISNVWDLAPENDLAGNVQ